A stretch of the Papaver somniferum cultivar HN1 chromosome 6, ASM357369v1, whole genome shotgun sequence genome encodes the following:
- the LOC113288304 gene encoding uncharacterized protein LOC113288304, producing MGALTTSVIAIVGLVLGWITIEVACKPCLDKGREAIDRSLDPDYDPDDAVNTAPDNGNSTTSSIRTPLIPDQNSDAVAAAAPSTTKVV from the coding sequence ATGGGAGCGCTGACCACCTCAGTAATTGCCATTGTAGGACTCGTTCTGGGATGGATTACGATCGAGGTTGCTTGCAAGCCCTGCCTCGATAAAGGAAGAGAGGCCATTGACCGTTCTCTAGATCCCGATTACGATCCTGATGATGCTGTTAATACTGCTCCTGATAATGGTAACTCCACAACCTCCTCAATTCGTACCCCTTTAATTCCTGATCAAAATTCggatgctgttgctgctgctgcaccttCCACCACTAAGGTTGTCTGA